In one window of Leptospira sp. WS92.C1 DNA:
- a CDS encoding nucleoside-diphosphate kinase, protein MSRTFIMIKPDGVKNKHVGDILARIEKEGFKILGLKYLKLSLEDAKQFYKVHSARPFYNDLCNYMSSGPIVAAALERENAVLHWRDVIGATDPKEAAAGTIRALFAESKEANAVHGSDSDDNAALEISFFFKGNELF, encoded by the coding sequence ATGTCCAGAACGTTTATCATGATCAAACCAGACGGTGTTAAGAACAAACACGTCGGAGATATTCTCGCAAGAATTGAAAAAGAAGGATTTAAAATCCTAGGTTTAAAATACCTAAAGTTATCTCTCGAAGATGCAAAACAATTCTATAAAGTTCACTCTGCTCGTCCGTTTTACAACGATCTTTGCAATTACATGTCCTCAGGTCCGATCGTAGCTGCGGCTCTCGAAAGGGAGAATGCGGTTCTTCACTGGAGAGATGTAATCGGCGCGACGGATCCGAAAGAGGCGGCTGCGGGAACCATTCGCGCTCTATTTGCGGAAAGCAAAGAGGCGAACGCGGTTCACGGATCCGATTCCGACGATAACGCAGCATTGGAAATTTCTTTCTTTTTTAAAGGAAACGAGCTGTTCTAA
- a CDS encoding NADP-dependent isocitrate dehydrogenase translates to MSEKTKIAIAYGDGIGPEIMDSTLKILNAAGAKIEPIEIEIGEKVYKDGHTSGIKPEAWDVLRQTKVFLKAPITTPQGGGYKSLNVTVRTTLGLFANVRPCFSLYPYVETKHPVLDIVIIRENEEDLYTGIEHQQTNDTVQCLKLISRPGSEKIIRYAFEYARAYGRKKVTAMVKDNIMKQTDGLFHDIFKEVAKEYPELESNSQIIDIGTANLADRPQTFDVVVTLNLYGDIISDVVAQIAGSVGMAGSSNIGEIVSMFEAIHGSAPDISGKNLANPSGLLNAAVMMLVHIGQPDIAAKINNAWLLTIEEGIHTGDIYKPGVSRIKVGTKEFTEAVIGNLGHLPEKFKPVSFGKAKNITIPEYKRTIQKKELVGVDIFLDWTGTDPKELGNKLQSLSGDLKLKIITNRGVKVFPDGQPETFLIDHWRCRFVNKEALIQHENPTYYPISHKEIAELLLKLDAAGYDSIKTENLYYFNGKRAFSLGQGE, encoded by the coding sequence ATGTCCGAAAAAACCAAAATCGCAATCGCTTACGGAGACGGAATCGGTCCGGAAATTATGGACTCCACTCTCAAGATTCTTAACGCAGCCGGCGCTAAAATCGAACCGATCGAAATTGAAATCGGAGAAAAGGTTTATAAGGACGGGCATACGTCCGGAATCAAACCCGAAGCCTGGGACGTCCTCAGACAAACCAAAGTTTTTTTAAAAGCTCCTATCACTACCCCTCAAGGAGGCGGTTACAAAAGTTTAAACGTTACGGTTCGAACTACACTCGGCCTCTTTGCCAACGTGAGACCTTGTTTCTCTCTCTACCCTTATGTAGAAACCAAACATCCGGTTTTGGATATAGTCATCATTCGAGAAAACGAGGAGGATCTTTATACCGGCATCGAGCACCAGCAGACCAACGATACGGTTCAATGTCTCAAACTCATCTCCCGTCCCGGTTCGGAAAAAATCATTCGATATGCGTTCGAATACGCAAGAGCTTACGGACGCAAAAAAGTGACCGCAATGGTAAAAGACAATATCATGAAACAAACCGACGGATTGTTTCATGATATATTCAAGGAAGTAGCGAAAGAATATCCTGAACTCGAATCCAATTCTCAAATCATAGATATCGGCACTGCAAATCTTGCGGATCGCCCTCAGACCTTTGATGTGGTCGTGACTCTCAATCTTTACGGAGATATTATTTCGGACGTAGTGGCTCAGATTGCAGGGTCTGTAGGAATGGCCGGATCCTCAAATATAGGTGAAATCGTTTCCATGTTCGAGGCAATTCACGGATCGGCTCCTGACATCTCAGGGAAAAATCTTGCAAATCCTTCCGGTCTTCTCAACGCGGCGGTGATGATGCTCGTTCATATCGGACAACCCGATATCGCGGCAAAAATCAACAACGCATGGCTTCTCACGATCGAAGAGGGAATTCATACGGGTGATATTTACAAACCGGGGGTAAGTAGAATCAAGGTCGGCACCAAAGAATTTACGGAAGCCGTGATCGGAAACCTAGGACATCTTCCTGAAAAATTCAAACCTGTTTCCTTTGGGAAAGCAAAAAACATTACAATTCCAGAATATAAAAGAACTATTCAAAAGAAAGAATTGGTAGGTGTCGACATTTTTCTGGACTGGACCGGGACGGATCCTAAAGAATTGGGAAACAAACTCCAATCTCTTTCCGGTGATCTCAAGTTAAAAATTATCACGAATCGCGGAGTAAAGGTTTTTCCTGACGGACAACCGGAAACATTTTTAATCGATCATTGGAGATGCAGATTCGTAAATAAGGAAGCGCTCATTCAACACGAGAACCCTACTTATTATCCGATCTCTCACAAAGAAATCGCGGAACTGCTTTTGAAATTGGATGCCGCGGGATATGATTCCATAAAAACGGAAAATCTTTATTATTTTAACGGCAAACGCGCATTCTCCTTAGGCCAAGGAGAATAG
- a CDS encoding response regulator: MNFWLIDDDSIYIMIARRFLEKDGRATKLKDFQDGEVALQQLRELSGDREELPDAILLDINMPFMDGWQFLDEFKKIQNKLAKKITIFMVSSSVDERDIVKANSFSEVKGYLSKPLTQDHIQKLYSELM, translated from the coding sequence ATGAATTTCTGGCTGATCGATGATGATTCCATTTATATCATGATCGCAAGGCGATTCTTGGAAAAAGACGGTCGAGCTACAAAGTTAAAGGATTTTCAAGACGGAGAAGTCGCTCTTCAGCAATTGCGAGAATTAAGCGGGGACAGAGAAGAATTACCGGACGCTATTTTGCTCGATATCAATATGCCGTTTATGGACGGATGGCAGTTTTTGGACGAATTTAAAAAAATTCAGAACAAACTTGCGAAAAAAATCACCATATTCATGGTAAGTTCCTCGGTGGACGAAAGGGATATCGTCAAAGCGAATTCTTTTTCCGAAGTCAAAGGTTATCTTTCCAAACCCCTCACTCAGGATCATATTCAAAAACTTTACAGCGAATTAATGTAA
- a CDS encoding ferredoxin produces the protein MADKNDKVKQNAPGKYYIDNSCVPCNDCLEEAPMLLKYTDDESKVYFHRQPSTPEENIAAKKAMEICPVEALGDDGE, from the coding sequence ATGGCTGACAAAAACGACAAAGTCAAACAAAATGCTCCCGGTAAGTATTATATCGATAACAGCTGTGTTCCTTGCAACGATTGTCTCGAAGAGGCTCCTATGCTTTTAAAATATACAGACGATGAATCTAAGGTTTATTTTCACAGACAACCTTCTACTCCTGAAGAAAATATTGCAGCGAAAAAGGCGATGGAAATCTGTCCTGTGGAAGCGTTGGGTGACGATGGAGAATGA
- a CDS encoding FAD-dependent oxidoreductase — protein sequence MSGRVYEWKNLGDSRTVKADVVIVGTGCGGSTLAYELSKNGKKVVLIEEGGYYHTGTFDNHELNMAGKISAERNMATDATGTVNLVYGKNVGGASVHYWADSYRTPDDRLNLWKEQFGIHGHSPEDLSPYWKELDETLNVHPAKEEYHNKMNQLVRKACRSLGWEGNPVPQARKNCQKSGHCMQGCMFGAKQSQLVTHIPRAMALGTDIYADCKAIHLELKGDRIEYLEAVMIDRPSGKESEVRLKFEASIFVIAAGGFGSSTFLLRNGWKKKLPALGEYLAINPSPFVHAYYDEPIHQWKNIPSAFGVEEFRLTRFKDGQYIEGGYLIMANQLQPGSLAALIPGFGIEHREIMKKLPHIGGTIGWIDDVPSELGNISVNSSGKRTVAYNFGKVTKELLRDCMRKQIQLNFRAGAKWILLPDLKRTRIHSEKEIDKVNDLELSPASIMMAAPHPAGGCRMGQDPSRSVVDWKHRVHGLKNLYVSDSSVFPTGVSVDPSYTIMAFSKQTAKFILETT from the coding sequence ATGAGCGGCCGAGTTTACGAATGGAAAAATCTGGGTGATTCTAGAACCGTAAAAGCGGACGTCGTCATCGTTGGAACCGGATGCGGCGGCTCGACACTTGCCTATGAACTTTCCAAGAACGGAAAAAAAGTCGTTCTGATCGAGGAAGGCGGTTATTATCACACCGGCACCTTTGACAATCACGAGCTTAACATGGCCGGAAAAATTTCAGCGGAAAGAAATATGGCTACGGATGCAACCGGGACCGTCAATCTTGTTTACGGAAAGAATGTCGGCGGCGCATCCGTCCATTACTGGGCGGATAGTTATAGAACTCCCGATGATCGATTGAATCTCTGGAAAGAACAATTCGGGATTCACGGCCATTCTCCTGAAGATCTAAGTCCTTATTGGAAAGAGTTGGACGAAACGTTAAATGTCCATCCCGCTAAAGAAGAATATCATAATAAGATGAATCAGCTCGTTAGAAAGGCCTGCAGGTCCTTAGGATGGGAAGGAAATCCGGTTCCGCAAGCAAGAAAAAACTGCCAGAAATCAGGCCACTGTATGCAAGGATGTATGTTTGGAGCCAAACAAAGCCAGCTGGTTACCCATATCCCGAGAGCGATGGCCTTAGGAACGGATATCTACGCCGACTGTAAGGCGATTCATCTGGAACTCAAAGGCGATAGGATAGAATATTTAGAAGCAGTGATGATCGACAGGCCTTCCGGAAAAGAATCCGAAGTTCGTCTGAAATTCGAGGCTTCGATCTTTGTGATTGCGGCCGGCGGTTTTGGAAGTTCCACATTTTTACTGAGAAACGGATGGAAGAAAAAACTTCCGGCTTTAGGAGAGTATCTCGCAATCAATCCGTCTCCATTTGTACACGCATATTATGACGAACCGATTCACCAATGGAAAAATATACCTTCCGCTTTTGGTGTGGAAGAATTTCGTCTAACTCGTTTTAAAGATGGGCAGTATATAGAAGGCGGATATTTAATCATGGCAAACCAACTTCAACCGGGAAGTCTCGCCGCGTTGATTCCGGGATTTGGGATCGAACACAGAGAGATTATGAAAAAACTTCCGCATATCGGAGGAACAATCGGTTGGATCGACGATGTTCCGTCCGAATTGGGAAATATCTCGGTTAATTCTTCCGGAAAAAGAACGGTTGCGTATAACTTCGGTAAGGTGACCAAGGAATTACTTAGGGACTGTATGCGAAAACAGATTCAATTGAATTTTAGAGCGGGTGCGAAATGGATTCTTCTTCCGGATCTCAAAAGAACCCGGATCCATTCGGAGAAAGAAATTGACAAAGTTAATGATTTAGAACTCAGTCCGGCTTCCATTATGATGGCAGCCCCTCATCCTGCAGGCGGTTGTCGAATGGGTCAGGATCCATCTCGTTCCGTAGTAGACTGGAAACACAGGGTGCACGGTTTGAAAAATCTTTATGTTTCCGATTCGAGCGTTTTTCCAACCGGGGTTTCAGTTGATCCGAGTTATACAATCATGGCTTTTAGTAAACAAACCGCAAAGTTTATCCTGGAAACTACCTAA
- a CDS encoding DUF2905 domain-containing protein, whose protein sequence is MESFAKPFLILGFLFLLIGIFFLYGDKIPYLGKLPGDFRIERENFRFYFPLTTSILISVLISILLYLIQKFKNGSP, encoded by the coding sequence ATGGAATCTTTTGCAAAACCGTTTTTAATTTTAGGTTTTTTGTTTTTGCTCATTGGAATCTTCTTTTTATACGGAGATAAGATTCCTTATCTCGGAAAACTTCCCGGAGATTTTCGAATTGAAAGAGAGAATTTTCGATTTTACTTTCCGCTAACCACTTCGATTTTAATCAGCGTTCTTATTTCTATACTTCTCTATCTGATCCAAAAATTTAAAAACGGATCCCCATGA
- a CDS encoding pyridoxal phosphate-dependent aminotransferase, translated as MKEGFQFSSRFSFQEGKNEFAVVLSEFKTKKIEYNDLTSSNPTLGGFQYPGEAIRHSFQSSDLISYNPDPQGNLEARNMIRDYYRSKKLEIDPNDLFLVSSSSEAYSYLFKLLCNPGDSILIPAPGYPLFEFLCVMENLETNSYFTKKENGWKLKDTDLKTKDLLKNRLLLIVSPNNPTGSIFNKSDFRSIKNTLKKYNMPIIIDEVFSDYVYGEESHETIVDSETPVITVNGISKSLGLPGMKLSWILLSGPEKWKQEAKEYLELISDTYLSVNTPVQNVLPDLFGWRNLIQSQILKRIHRNLALLEQQLLVSSGLGDKIRYEPPKAGWYCVLESSSFFPEDKFSLTLLKEKKVYVHTGGMFGFPETEDCGILILSLLTDPDSFELGIEKILEIVK; from the coding sequence ATGAAGGAAGGGTTTCAATTTAGTTCGCGTTTTTCTTTTCAAGAAGGAAAAAACGAATTCGCAGTTGTTTTATCCGAATTTAAAACAAAGAAAATCGAATACAACGATCTCACTTCTTCCAATCCAACATTGGGAGGATTTCAATATCCGGGAGAAGCGATTCGACACAGTTTTCAATCCTCGGATCTAATCAGCTACAATCCTGATCCGCAGGGAAATCTAGAAGCAAGAAACATGATCCGAGATTATTACAGATCCAAAAAATTGGAGATCGACCCAAACGATCTATTCTTAGTTTCTTCCTCTTCCGAAGCTTATTCTTATTTGTTTAAATTACTTTGTAACCCGGGAGATTCAATTCTAATCCCCGCTCCCGGTTATCCGCTATTTGAGTTTTTATGCGTTATGGAAAATCTTGAAACGAATTCTTATTTTACAAAAAAAGAAAACGGATGGAAATTAAAGGATACGGACCTAAAAACAAAGGACTTGTTAAAAAATAGATTGCTTTTGATCGTAAGTCCGAACAATCCAACCGGGTCAATCTTTAACAAATCCGATTTCAGATCGATCAAAAATACATTAAAAAAATACAATATGCCGATTATTATAGACGAAGTCTTTTCGGATTATGTTTACGGGGAAGAATCTCACGAAACGATCGTAGATTCCGAAACCCCAGTCATAACCGTAAACGGAATATCCAAAAGTCTCGGTCTTCCGGGTATGAAACTTTCTTGGATTTTACTCAGCGGACCTGAAAAATGGAAACAAGAAGCAAAAGAATATCTTGAACTCATATCGGATACGTATCTTTCCGTAAACACACCGGTTCAAAACGTATTACCAGATCTTTTTGGTTGGAGAAATTTAATCCAATCCCAAATTTTAAAACGCATTCACAGAAATCTTGCTTTGTTAGAACAACAACTTCTGGTGTCCTCAGGTCTTGGAGATAAAATTCGATACGAACCTCCAAAAGCGGGATGGTATTGTGTTCTTGAAAGTTCTTCGTTTTTTCCGGAAGATAAATTCTCTCTTACTCTTTTAAAAGAAAAAAAAGTCTATGTTCACACGGGCGGGATGTTTGGATTTCCTGAAACCGAAGATTGTGGCATCCTTATATTGAGTTTATTGACGGATCCGGATTCATTTGAGTTAGGCATTGAAAAAATTTTAGAAATTGTGAAATGA
- a CDS encoding flagellar motor protein MotB has product MSRLRRQLLERGRRKEDSHENRERWLLTYADMITLLLGLFIIMYSISQVDQTKLKQVADVIRGGFGLGESFFEGSAVTLEEDPLLQPRTQLYRFWERVSYALKKLKEKAKLNIGIQETEEIKIILFGSSLGEGQFQPDEEMNFAFQKISELSGAMDVDITLKVQIPYGNEAAQKGFRSAWEYNAYRAELIADSLSKNYKIPKEKISIEASSAYKAVETSSSTPEGKASGERVEIYIRKKSEH; this is encoded by the coding sequence ATGAGTCGATTGAGAAGACAACTTTTAGAAAGAGGTCGTCGTAAGGAGGATTCTCATGAAAACCGGGAACGCTGGTTGTTGACTTATGCGGATATGATCACTCTGCTTCTCGGATTATTTATCATCATGTATTCCATCTCGCAAGTGGATCAGACAAAACTAAAACAAGTGGCGGATGTGATCCGTGGCGGATTTGGTTTGGGAGAATCCTTTTTTGAAGGTAGCGCGGTCACTTTAGAAGAAGATCCTCTACTTCAACCAAGAACGCAGCTCTATCGTTTTTGGGAACGTGTGAGTTATGCGTTAAAAAAACTCAAAGAGAAAGCAAAACTCAATATCGGAATTCAGGAAACGGAAGAGATCAAAATCATTCTTTTTGGTTCTTCTTTGGGAGAAGGGCAATTCCAACCCGATGAAGAGATGAACTTTGCGTTTCAGAAAATTTCCGAATTGTCCGGAGCGATGGACGTGGACATTACTTTGAAAGTTCAGATTCCTTATGGAAACGAAGCCGCGCAGAAAGGTTTTCGAAGCGCGTGGGAATACAACGCGTATCGCGCGGAATTGATCGCGGACTCTTTATCAAAGAATTATAAAATACCGAAAGAAAAAATATCGATCGAAGCCTCCAGTGCCTACAAAGCCGTCGAAACATCTTCTTCCACTCCGGAAGGAAAAGCGAGCGGAGAAAGGGTTGAAATTTATATACGTAAAAAATCAGAACATTGA
- a CDS encoding DUF455 family protein: MTLNDFARRVLFGASLEDKLFSPSEHPQDIRTFDFTDLPNFPIREKKIQISDHKSKIPRLEQLFIEDNRYITLHHFANHELMAIELFAYAILKFQDADSSVRFSLYRTLLEEQIHLRLYLSEMKKGGMELGDRPLNSIFWKQIPRMQTLEKFYAVMAISFEGANLDFSKIYTMAFEKFGDLEKANIMKRVYEDEIKHVRRGYQYIQKQIPDSQSEWDYYRSLIEFPFTPRRAKGYHYFPETRIKAGFSKEFVMELERYEDEYTGRVNSRILKEVLDIRIYP, from the coding sequence ATGACCTTAAACGACTTTGCTCGCCGTGTGCTTTTTGGAGCGAGCCTCGAAGATAAATTATTTTCACCTTCCGAACATCCGCAAGATATCCGAACATTCGATTTTACTGATTTACCCAATTTTCCGATTCGGGAAAAGAAGATTCAAATTTCGGATCATAAAAGCAAAATTCCGAGACTGGAACAACTGTTTATCGAAGACAACCGATACATCACCCTGCATCATTTTGCAAATCACGAGTTGATGGCGATCGAACTTTTTGCATACGCCATTCTAAAATTTCAAGACGCTGATTCTTCCGTTCGATTTAGTTTGTATCGAACTTTGCTCGAAGAACAAATTCATCTGAGGCTTTATCTTTCTGAAATGAAAAAAGGAGGGATGGAACTCGGAGATCGTCCTCTCAATTCCATCTTTTGGAAACAGATTCCGAGAATGCAGACCCTGGAAAAGTTTTATGCGGTGATGGCGATTTCTTTTGAAGGGGCGAACTTGGATTTTTCAAAAATTTATACGATGGCTTTTGAAAAATTCGGGGATTTGGAAAAGGCAAATATCATGAAACGAGTTTACGAAGACGAAATCAAACACGTGCGCAGAGGGTATCAGTATATCCAAAAACAAATTCCCGATTCTCAGAGCGAATGGGATTACTACCGTTCTCTGATCGAATTTCCGTTTACCCCAAGACGGGCCAAGGGATATCACTATTTTCCCGAAACCAGAATCAAAGCCGGTTTTTCAAAGGAATTTGTAATGGAATTGGAAAGATACGAAGATGAATATACCGGTAGAGTCAATTCTCGAATTTTGAAGGAGGTCTTGGATATAAGAATCTATCCCTGA